Proteins encoded in a region of the Salinicoccus sp. RF5 genome:
- a CDS encoding polyprenyl synthetase family protein, producing the protein MNRDMQAYLEATESRILAHLGENHVSDTIRVASSYSIKAGGKRFRPYLLFATLEALGEDPMKGADAAAAIEMIHTYSLIHDDLPAMDDDDYRRGKPTNHKVFGEAAAILAGDTLLTESFSIVSSDESLSADKRISIISRIASKAGFNGMIGGQMLDMEAEGKEISFSELEHIHQYKTGQLIVLPVECACIIADAPPETSGRLIAFAEKLGILFQIRDDILDVEGDMAVTGKEAGSDERKNKMTYVSTYGLEGAHRELAALTDEAAGLLDGLSENINTEELHNVLQMFAVRDQ; encoded by the coding sequence ATGAATAGAGATATGCAGGCATACCTTGAAGCAACCGAATCCCGTATTCTGGCACACCTCGGGGAGAATCATGTATCGGACACGATCCGTGTCGCGAGCAGCTATTCGATAAAGGCTGGCGGGAAAAGATTCCGTCCGTACCTCCTATTTGCCACACTTGAGGCGCTGGGGGAGGACCCGATGAAAGGTGCCGATGCTGCGGCAGCCATCGAGATGATCCATACCTATTCGCTCATCCATGATGATCTTCCTGCCATGGACGATGACGACTATAGGCGGGGGAAGCCGACGAACCATAAGGTGTTCGGTGAGGCGGCAGCCATCCTGGCGGGGGATACCCTGCTGACGGAGAGCTTCAGCATCGTATCATCAGATGAATCGCTTTCAGCGGACAAGCGCATTTCCATCATCAGCCGCATTGCATCAAAAGCCGGCTTCAATGGCATGATCGGTGGACAGATGCTCGATATGGAAGCTGAAGGGAAGGAAATCAGCTTCTCCGAGCTTGAACACATCCATCAGTACAAGACCGGCCAGCTGATCGTCCTTCCGGTGGAGTGTGCCTGCATCATTGCAGACGCGCCGCCGGAAACCAGCGGGCGGCTCATCGCGTTTGCCGAAAAACTGGGCATCCTCTTCCAGATCAGGGATGACATACTTGATGTCGAGGGGGACATGGCCGTTACGGGCAAGGAGGCAGGCAGTGATGAACGCAAAAACAAGATGACATACGTCAGCACCTATGGGCTGGAAGGCGCCCACAGGGAGCTTGCCGCCCTTACGGATGAAGCCGCCGGACTGCTCGACGGCCTGTCTGAAAACATCAATACAGAAGAACTTCATAATGTGCTGCAGATGTTTGCAGTGAGAGACCAATGA
- the xseB gene encoding exodeoxyribonuclease VII small subunit → MTETKSETFEEKMKHLEQIVKHLDEDEVSLEESLKLYQKGVELTAECEKILKDAELKVETLNRKGAEDE, encoded by the coding sequence ATGACAGAAACCAAAAGTGAAACGTTTGAAGAGAAGATGAAGCACCTGGAGCAGATCGTCAAGCATCTTGATGAAGATGAGGTTTCACTCGAAGAATCCCTCAAGCTTTATCAGAAAGGCGTCGAACTGACTGCGGAGTGCGAGAAGATATTGAAAGATGCCGAGCTGAAAGTCGAAACCTTGAACCGTAAGGGAGCAGAGGATGAATAG